DNA sequence from the Sinomonas terrae genome:
CGAAGTAGGGGCCTGCTGTCTGGGCCGCGGGCTCTTGCGGGGGGCCGGCAACTGTCGCTGGGGACGCTAACGTGAGGTCGGGCCGGAATGAGGCGCGGACTTTGGGTCCACTTTGGGGGCGGCGGTCACGATATTGGGTGTTTCTGTTGTGGTACCTGCACCGAACATTTCAGCGTGCGGGGTATAGGTGTGCTGGGCTGGCTTGAGGCGTCGGGGGAGGCTTGCCCGAGTGGGCGACACGTTGCAGGGCCGGCTTAACGGGCAGTGCGATGTGCTTCGTGGATGTGCTCGATGACGTCTCGGATCTGGTGCAGTACGGGGTGTCGGTTGTGGTTTGGGGGTTGCTGGTGACCACGGGCGAACCGGAGGAAGCGCACGTTGAGGTCTTCGGCGATTTCCTCGTCGTGGTTGGTGTCGCCGATCATGAGCACGCGTCTGGGGTCGTGGCCTGAGGTTTCCAGCCAACCGGCGACGACGTCGGCTTTGGACGCAGCGTACGCGTCAGCGATGCCTAGGATGTGCGTGAAGTGCCCGGCGACGTTATGCGGAGCCAGCTGCTGCCGGAGGGTGCTCTCGATGGTGGCTGATATGAGGACCTGCTTGAGGCCCAAGCTGCTGATCGCAGCGAGGGTCGCGCGTGCTTCTGCCTGCAATTGTGCCTGGCCGATCTGGGCTGCGAACAGCTCGAGGTAGCGGGAGGCGGCCAGGCGGAAGTCGGCGTCGGTAATCCCAAGCCGTGCGTAGAAGCCCTTGATGGGGAAGGCGAAGGCGTTCCGGTACGCGTGCTGGTCCGACAGGACCGGCAGGCGGCGTTCTTCGAGGACGGCGTTCATCGCGGCTCGCGCGATGTCCACGTCGTCGAGCAGCGTCCCGTTCCAGTCCCAGCAGACGGCATCGACGGTGGGAGCGTTTGTGGGCATCACAACAGATCAGTCTTCCACAACGCGTTCTCCGGGGCCCCGCTGCCCCAGCCGTCGGCCTGCTGCCTCTGAAGGATGTCACGCCCGAGGTGAAGGCCAGCGTGGGCTGATCATGTTCCTGGCACCGCTGCTCGATCAGCTGCACGAGCGGGAAAGGCGTGGTTCGGAATGAGACGGCCTCGCTCCTCGCCCCGATCGTCAGCCCCCGCTGGGCTGCCAGGGAGCCGCTAGACGCCGAGACGTCCGAACGGCCTCCTCTACGAGCGCCGGGTCCACCATGACCGGCTCCCGGATGTCGGCGTCGACCATGGACTGGCCCATGAACGCGAAGAACTCCGTGTTCGACCCGCAGGTGATGCAGAATTCGTCGCGGATCTCGTGGACGATCGGCTGCTTCTTCGAGGCCATGGCGTCCTCCTCCTGGGGGACGGGGCACGGGCCCCTCTGCCCGCCGGCAGGGACCATGTGTGCGGAGCGCCCAGGTTCCGGTCCCCGCCTCCGCCGCATACAGAGCGCCCGTGGCGCAGCTACCGGTATAGGAGGACCGGCCGGCTCTGGAAGATCACCGGGATCTCATCACTGTTGGGCCCTCCACGGCACCTACGTGATCCCCACCGGGGCCGCGTCCGCCGCTGACAAGACGGGCGTGGCCAGACACGTTCGAGGAGGCCCCAGCATGGGCCCAGCCGTCAGCAGGACCAAGCCAACGGGCGCCGGCTGCCGCTGTCCGCTCCAGCTTGAAGCAGGGCGAAGGCGAACCCTGGCAGCCATCAGGGCGGCGAGCCATTGCACGCTCGCATCAGGCCTCCTCTTGGGTGGACCAGACGTCGTGTGACGATGTGCCCGCCGCCTGAAGCCGCAGTATCCAATGAGCCCGTTACTCGTCCTGAGGATATTCAGCATGTAACGGTTCCTGCGCACCATGGGCCTTGGCGAAAAGCAGAGAACGGCTGCATATTGTCTGCCGCG
Encoded proteins:
- a CDS encoding HAD family hydrolase — translated: MPTNAPTVDAVCWDWNGTLLDDVDIARAAMNAVLEERRLPVLSDQHAYRNAFAFPIKGFYARLGITDADFRLAASRYLELFAAQIGQAQLQAEARATLAAISSLGLKQVLISATIESTLRQQLAPHNVAGHFTHILGIADAYAASKADVVAGWLETSGHDPRRVLMIGDTNHDEEIAEDLNVRFLRFARGHQQPPNHNRHPVLHQIRDVIEHIHEAHRTAR